The Campylobacter sp. MIT 12-8780 genome contains the following window.
AAGCTTTTGTTTGCTAAAAATTATAGAAGATTCTTAAAACAAAGAAGTTGTTTCATTGAAACAACTTCCGCTAAAAATGTTACCATTTTTTTGTTCGATGACAAAATTTTACCTCAAATATCCTTAATATTACATTAACCATAAATTGAAAACTTTGATTTATTTTATTATTTTTCTTAAAATAATCTTTGTGTTTTCTTGCTCTTATGATAAATTTAAAAATTTTTCTTTCCATTACTCTAAGCATACTTGGTGGGCATAAGTCTTTTACTAAGAAAAGTAAGCATACGCAATCGTGAAATAAAGGATTATTAAGATAGGGTAATTTATTATTTTTGTGAAAAATTTTTATTTTTCTAATCCTTGTAATCAATTGTTCTGTTCTCTTAAAGGAGCTAATAGGCTTGGTATCTAAGTTATATAAAATACAAAAGTTATGAGCCGCAGCATTTCTTATTTTACCGATTTGATTGATAAAATGTTTTTCAAATTTCTTATTGTTTTTATAATAAAAATCATAAAAATTTACAAATTCTGCAAAAGTCAATATTTCTATGAAATTCCATAATGCAAATTTACTCTTATAAGTATTTTTTTGTTTTATATAATACTTTTCAATCAATTTTCGTTGATAGATGTTTGATTTGTAGCCTTGTTCGTATTTTTTCAAAGATAATGGTTTATTTTTAGCTTCCTTGAGAAAATTATTGACTATACCATACCCATTTTCTTGAGAATTTTCACTACAATGAGCGTTTATTTGAGTTTTTAACAAGTGTTCGCAAGCTAGACATAATTCTAATATAAGAGTTCTTAGTAAAGTATCTAAAATACTTAATTCTCTTAAATATCCAAAATCCAAATTAATATATTTGTTGTTTCTATCTTTATCATAATTTTTAGCAAAGGCTTTAAGTTTAAAGTAATAATTGCTTTTGGTTAAAAATTTTTCTGCATTTTGTTCGCTGTAATATTTAAAAGTTACACCCTTGTCTTTTAAATGTTGCACCTGTTCTTTTATATTGAATTTTGGCTTATCTGCAGACACAGTTTAATCCTTTTTAAGTATTTTGTATAATTATACAAAATTTTGAGTAAGTTGATTATAAATTTAAAACCCAAGTCTTTGCTTCTTATATTCCTCCAAGCCTTTAATAAGTCCTAAAAGCATATTTGAATCAATAGCTCCCTCAATAGGTTGTCCTATAACTTTACC
Protein-coding sequences here:
- a CDS encoding Abi family protein, which produces MSADKPKFNIKEQVQHLKDKGVTFKYYSEQNAEKFLTKSNYYFKLKAFAKNYDKDRNNKYINLDFGYLRELSILDTLLRTLILELCLACEHLLKTQINAHCSENSQENGYGIVNNFLKEAKNKPLSLKKYEQGYKSNIYQRKLIEKYYIKQKNTYKSKFALWNFIEILTFAEFVNFYDFYYKNNKKFEKHFINQIGKIRNAAAHNFCILYNLDTKPISSFKRTEQLITRIRKIKIFHKNNKLPYLNNPLFHDCVCLLFLVKDLCPPSMLRVMERKIFKFIIRARKHKDYFKKNNKINQSFQFMVNVILRIFEVKFCHRTKKW